Below is a genomic region from Besnoitia besnoiti strain Bb-Ger1 chromosome Unknown contig00079, whole genome shotgun sequence.
gtcgactcagatcccaaacacacaaacatatacataatgcgcatgaaaacaggacacgcatacagatatatacatatatatatgtcgactcagatcccaaacacacaaacatatacatatgcgcatgaaaacaggacacgcatacagatatatacatatatatatgtcgactcagatcccaaacacacaaacatatacatatgcgcatgaaaccaggacacgcatacagatatatacatatatatatgtcgactcagatcacaaacacacaaacatatacatatgcgcatgaaaccaggacacgcataacagatatatacatatatatatgtcgactcagatcacaaacacacaaacatatacatatgcgcatgaaaacaggacacgcatacagatatatacatatatatatgtcgactcagatcacaaacacacaaacatatacatatgcgcatgaaaccaggacacgcatacagatatatacatatatatatgtcgactcagatcacaaacacacaaacatatacatatgcgcatgaaaacaggacagcatacaatatatacatatatatatgtcgactcagatcacaaacacacaaacatatacatatgcgcatgaaaacaggacacgcatacagatatatacatatatatatgtcgactcagatcacaaacacacaaacatatacatatgcgcatgaaaccaggacacgcatacagatatatacatatatatatgtcgactcagatcacaaacacacaaacatatacatatgcgcatgaaaacaggacacgcatacagatatatacatatatatatgtcgactcagatcacaaacacacaaacatatacatatgcgcatgaaaacaggacacgcatacagatatatacatatatatatgtcgactcagatcccaaacacacaaacatatacatatgcgcatgaaaacaggacacgcatacagatatatacatatatatatgtcgactcagatcacaaacacacaaacatatacatatgcgcatgaaaacaggacacgcatacagatatatacatatatatatgtcgactcagatcccagacacacaaacatatacatatgcgcatgaaaaacaggacacgcatacagatatatacatatatacatgtcgactcagatcccaaaacacacaaacatatacatatgcgcatgaaaccaggacacgcatacagatatatacatatatatatgtcgactcagatcacaaacacacaaacatatacatatgcgcatgaaaccaggacacgcatacagatatatacatatatatatatatatgtcgactcagatcccaaACACTACGCATGACAACCATATAGGCaatatgcgcatgaaaccaggacacgcatacagatatatacatatatatatgtcgactcagatcccagaacacacaaaaaaaacatatacatatgcgcatgaaaccaggacagcgcatacagatatatacatatatatatgtcgactcagatcccagacacacaaacatatacatatgcgcatgaaaccaggacacgcatacagatatatacatatatatatgtcgactcagatcccaaacacacaaacatatacatatgcgcatgaaaaccaggacacgcatacagatatatacatatatatatgtcgactcagatcacaaacacacaaacatatacatatgcgcatgaaaaccaggacacgcatacagatatatacatatatatatgtcgactcagatcacaaacacacaaacatatacatatgcgcatgaaaacaggacacgcatacagatatatacatatatatatgtcgactagatcacaaacacacaaacataacatatgcgcatgaaaccaggacagcatacagatatatacatatatatatgtcgactcagatcacaaacacacaaacatatacatatgcgcaatgaaaacaggacacgcatacagatatatacatatatatatgtcgactcagatcacaaacacacaaacatatacatatgcgcatgaaaacaggacacgcatacagatatatacatatatatatgtcgactcagatcacaaacacacaaacatatacatatgcgcatgaaaacaggacacgcatacagatatatacatatatatatgtcgactcaagatcacaaacacacaaacatatacatatgcgcatgaaaacaggacacgcatacagatatatacatatatatatgtccgactcagatcacaaacacacaaaacatatacatatgcgcatgaaaacaggacacgcatacagatatatacatatatatatgtcgactcagatcacaaacacacaaacatatacatatgcgcatgaaaaccaggacacgcatacagatatatacatatatatatgtcgactcagatcacaaaacacacaaacatatacatatgcgcatgaaaacaggacacgcatacagatatatacatatatatatgtcgactcagatcacaaacacacaaacatatacatatgcgcatgaaaacaggacacgcatacagatatatacatatatatatgtcgactcagatcacaaacacacaaacatatacatatgcgcatgaaaaacaggacacgcatacagatatatacatatatatatgtcgactcagatcacaaacacacaaacatatacatatgcgcatgaaaacaggacacgcatacagatatatacatatatatatgtcgactcagatcacaaacacacaaacatatacatatgcgcatgaaaccaggacacgcatacagatatatacatatatatatgtcgactcagatcacaaacacacaaacatatacatatgcgcatgaaaacaggacacgcatacagatatatacatatatatatgtcgactcagatcacaaacacacaaacatatacatatgcgcatgaaaacaggacacgcatacagatatatacatatatatatgtcgactcagatcacaaaaCACaacaaacatatacatatgcgcatgaaaccaggacacgcatacagatatatacatatatatatgtcgactcagatcacaaacacacaaacatatacatatgcgcatgaaaccaggacacgcatacagatatatacatatatatatgtcgactcagatcacaaacacacaaacatatacatatgcgcatgaaaacaggacacgcatacagatatatacatatatatatgtcgactcagatcacaaacacacaaacatatacatatgcgcatgaaaacaggacacgcatacagatatatacatatatatatgtcgactcagatcccaaacacacaaacatatacatatgcgcatgaaaacaggacacgcatacagatatatacatatatatatgtcgactcagatcacaaaacacacaaacatatacatatgcgcatgaaaccaggacacgcatacagatatatacatatatatatgtcgactcagatcccaaacacacaaacatatacatatgcgcatgaaaacaggacacgcatacagatatatacatatatatatgtcgactcagatcacaaacacacaaacatatacatatgcgcatgaaaccagtacacgcatacagatatatacatatatatatgtcgactcagatcacaaacacacaaacatatacatatgcgcatgaaaacaggacacgcatacagatatatacatatatatatgtcgactcagatcacaaacacacaaacatatacatatgcgcatgaaaacaggacacgcatccagatatatacatatatatatgtcgactcagatcacaaacacacaaacatatacatatgcgcatgaaaccaggacacgcatacagatatatacatatatatatgtcgactcagatcccagacacacaaacatatacatatgcgcatgaaaacaggacacgcatacagatatatacatatatatatgtcgactcagatcacaaacacacaaacatatacatatgcgcatgaaaacaggacacgcatacagatatatacatatatatatgtcgactcagatcacaaacacacaaacatatacatatgcgcatgaaaacaggacacgcatacagatatatacatatatatatgtcgactcagatcacaaacacacaaacatatacatatgcgcatgaaaaacaggacacgcatacagatatatacatatatatatgtcgactcagatcacaaacacacaaacatatacatatgcgcatgaaaccaggacacgcatacagatatatacatatatatatgtcgactcagatcacaaacacacaaacatatacatatgcgcatgaaaccaggacacgcatacagatatatacatatatatatgtcgactcagatcccaaacacacaaacatatacatatgcgcatgaaaacaggacacgcatacagatatatacatatatatatgtcgactcagatcacaaacacacaaacatatacatatgcgcatgaaaccagtacacgcatacagatatatacatatatatatgtcgactcagatcccaaacacacaaaaatatacatatgcgcatgaaaacaggacacgcatacagatatatacatatatatatgtcgactcagatcacaaacacacaaacatatacatatgcgcatgaaaacaggacacgcatacagatatatacatatatatatgtcgactcagatcacaaacacacaaacatatacatatgcgcatgaaaacaggacacgcatacagatatatacatatatatatatatgtcgactcagatcacaaacacacaaacatatacatatgcgcatgaaaaccaggacacgcatacagatatatacatatatatatgtcgactcagatcacaaacacacaaacatatacatatgcgcatgaaaacaggacacgcatacagatatatacatatatatatgtcgactcagatcacaaacacacaaacatatacatatgcgcatgaaaacaggacacgcatacagatatatacatatatatatgtcgactcagatcacaaacacacaaacatatacatatgcgcatgaaaacaggacacgcatacagatatatacacatCCAAACATATGTGTAGGACACACGGGGCACATACCCCCGCCCCGGCGGGAGGTCTGCGCGTGTCTTGATTTCGGCTGACCTTCATGGGGGTGATGGGTAGCTGCTCGATTTGCGTGCGAAGCACTTTGAGGACTTTGTCCTTGTCGACTTTGCTCTTGACTGCGCCGATTGCACCGTATGCCCGTTCCTCGTCAAAAATTTTCCGTTTCCTCCATTAAGACCATCTCCGGGTCGACGACCTCGTCGGAAACAAACTCGTCGCCGTAAAGCTCAACGTCTGGAACCGCGTTCGCGTTGGCaatcgcctccgcctgcgcaagCTGCCCCTGGTGCTGTGAaccgaggagaaagaagacaggggaagtccgcgtctccgcacaCATACGAGAGCTACTGCCTGTGTGACCACAGCGGAGATACATGCACGCATACACACATGCGTGCATACAATGCAAATACAAATATATAAAAACCAGTAAAGGCGAAACACGGGGGCCACATCTCACAGATGCacatatataaacatatctatatacagACATgaatgcatatatgtatatacgaaTGTTGCtgtctcggcgcgccgctggtaAAGATCGTGCGGGCGGtttgcgcggcggcgcgacgacgagaagacGATGCTGACGGGACGGAGAGCATCtacgaggcggaagaagagagaaggaagaaaagtCCGAACCcaagcagaagagacaggaggaCTCACCAGCGACCACTCGTACCACTCTTGCAGATACATCCCTTCCCAGAATTTCTCGGCGTTCTCGTTGATTTGCTGCTCATATTTCGCCGCGAACCCCTTCGGCGGCCCCTTAGACGGATATCCCCACCTGGACAGGTTGGACAGCCAGACCGAGACGCAAGCGTTACTTTTTTTGCGAGGCGGAAATCCACACAGAGCCGCTCGTCGACGCCAGCTGCAAAAGACTCCGCCGCATCAACAAACGTGACAGACGCGCATTCTGCGTTCTGCGGCGAGCGATGGACTCACCTGTACGGCAGGTTGTatcgcttcttcgtcgtgaCTTCCCACATCATTAACCCAGCCCCCTGCATGTCGCGTCATCACCCAAACGTGCTCATCTTGCCCGTTGTTCGTTCGTGCCTGGGAGCGCAACCGCAAATAACGCACACACCCAACACGCGTGCGGAACTACGTCGCCACCGCCAGCATGCGTGCGCGACTGCCTCCCGTTGCCGATACAGGGGTCGATTCACataccaatatatatatatatatataataaaGATGCGTGCATGTTTATGATTGTAGATGCTTTAcgcgctttctctccctctacGAAACACACGCGCGTTCGCCCACGCATGCGGCGTTCGGCCTCTGCATGGAaccgcgacgcgggcgccgaatCCCTAGGCAGTACCGGGCAAAGGCTCCCCACGTCCGCGTGGCTGATTCGAAAAAGACTCGTGTGCCCGTCTCGCTGAGCACTCCCCACCACTGTCCACAGAAGCATCGACATGTGGTCCGTGCAAGAATACGCATATAcaaaaaaatatatatatgttttcatatatatacatatatatatatatatatatatatatatatatatatatatatatatatatatatatatgaaggCGGCCATGCGCTATTTGCACACGTTGCGTTCGgttcgccgctgtcgcgaAGCCCTGCAAGAGGGAGTTATGGGCGAATAGGATACACGTGAATCGGCGCAGGGACGCGCATGGGGACGCCCACCTTTGCAGACGTAGGCGTCGTAGTCCaagccgaggaggcagcagcagaggaggacggcgtgGTCGTTGACGCCGCCTTTCCGGGTGGTGAGGATCGTCGAGGGAACCTGCCACCGGGGCGATTTTTCCGTCGCGCATTTGCTTGGGCGGCGAGACGAAGGTGATGTTGTTGATCCAGTGGAGCAattcgccttctgcggagATCTGACTCGGGACGGCGATAGGCGCCACGAAGCTGGGCAGCGGGAAGATCCCGCGGGTCTGCATATGCTCCGCCGTACAGAGGAAGCGCCGGTCGCCCGGAGCCTGTGGAAACCACTCGCGATACATCTTTTGGTACTTGGAAAAGTCGCCAGTCCACTTCTTCGTGACCTGCATCCAGACGTCGTTGCTGCTCTCTGCACCTGCGGCGGATCCGGCAATCCACGTTGTCAGGCATTGGCGGAATGAAAAACATCTCAAACCACAACGTGCTCGTGCCCTGCGTCGACGCCGGCAACGCCGAGCCCTTCAACTCTGCgcaacacacacacgcgcagacgcacagacgcgggcgcgagatACGCCGAAGGTGAAGCGaaccgcccgcgcgccctcttcAGCGACGGCGTGACGCAAGGCGaccgcgacagagagagagaaagagagagaaagacaaagaaagagacacgggaagaaagaaaaacgaagacaGACGGAGAAGCCAGCCGGCAgtgcgcgcagacgcagatgTCAGAGATACAGGCGCCGccacgagagagcgaggaagctgACGCGCGAACGAGTCCCTCAAGCCCACGCATAAAACAAGTCCACGTGCATGCGGCGATCTGCAAGGAAGCGCCTCTGGCGTCC
It encodes:
- a CDS encoding uncharacterized protein (encoded by transcript BESB_075910) — protein: MPDNVDCRIRRRCREQQRRLDAGHEEVDWRLFQVPKDVSRVVSTGSGRPALPLYGGAYADPRDLPAAQLRGAYRRPESDLRRRRIAPLDQQHHLRLAAQANARRKNRPGGRFPRRSSPPGKAASTTTPSSSAAASSAWTTTPTSAKGAGLMMWEVTTKKRYNLPYRWGYPSKGPPKGFAAKYEQQINENAEKFWEGMYLQEWYEWSLHQGQLAQAEAIANANAVPDVELYGDEFVSDEVVDPEMVLMEETENF